In the genome of Drosophila pseudoobscura strain MV-25-SWS-2005 chromosome 3, UCI_Dpse_MV25, whole genome shotgun sequence, one region contains:
- the Idgf6 gene encoding imaginal disk growth factor 6 — protein sequence MIKTLAILALSLCLASVALAVKVGQQQTGPQVPKKHLVCYYDSASFVKEGLGKLVIDELEPALQFCDYLIYGYAGLERDSHKAVSLNQQLDLDLGKGLYRTVTRLKRKYPNVKVLLSVGGDKDIETDKDAKELPNKYLELLESSTGRTRFVNTVFSLVKTYGFDGLDVAWQFPKNKPKKVHSGLGSFWKGFKKVFSGDSIVDEKSEEHKEQFTALLRDVKNAFRPDNLLLSTTVLPNVNSSLFYDIPAVINYLDFVNLGAFDFFTPQRNPEVADYSAPIYELSERNPEFNVEAQVKFWLRNSCPASKINVGVATYGRPWKLSEDSGETGVPPLSHVEDEAPVGANTQIHGIYSWPEVCALLPNQNNAYSKGASAPLTKVQDPAKRYGSYAYRAADKKGENGIWVSYEDPDTAADKAGYVVKNNLGGVALFDLSFDDFRGLCTTEKYPILRAVKYRLSN from the exons ATGATCAAGACATTGGCGATTCTGGCGCTGTCGCTGTGCCTGGCCAGCGTGGCGCTGGCCGTGAAGGTGGGTCAGCAGCAGACAGGGCCCCAGGTGCCCAAGAAGCACCTCGTCTGCTACTACGATTCGGCGAGCTTCGTTAAGGAAG GTCTCGGCAAGCTGGTGATCGATGAGCTGGAGCCGGCGCTCCAGTTTTGCGACTACTTGATCTATGGCTATGCGGGCCTCGAGCGCGACTCGCACAAGGCGGTGAGCCTCAACCAGCAGCTAGACCTCGATCTGGGCAAGGGGCTGTACCGCACCGTGACGCGCTTGAAGCGCAAGTACCCCAACGTGAAGGTGCTGCTCAGCGTGGGCGGGGACAAGGACATCGAGACGGACAAGGATGCCAAGGAGCTGCCCAACAAGTATCTGGAGCTGCTCGAAAGCTCCACGGGGCGCACTCGCTTCGTGAACACCGTTTTCTCTCTGGTAAAGACCTATGGCTTTGATGGCCTCGATGTGGCCTGGCAGTTCCCCAAGAACAAGCCAAAGAAGGTGCACAGCGGACTGGGCAGCTTCTGGAAGGGCTTCAAGAAGGTATTCTCCGGCGACTCGATTGTGGATGAGAAGTCCGAGGAGCACAAGGAGCAGTTCACAGCCCTGCTGCGCGATGTGAAGAATGCCTTCCGTCCGGACAATCTCCTGCTCTCCACCACCGTACTGCCGAACGTTAACTCTTCGC TGTTCTATGATATCCCCGCTGTGATCAACTATCTGGACTTTGTCAATCTCGGCGCCTTTGACTTTTTCACGCCCCAGCGCAATCCCGAGGTGGCCGACTACTCCGCGCCCATCTACGAGCTGAGCGAAAGGAATCCCGAGTTCAATGTCGAGGCCCAGGTCAAGTTCTGGCTGCGCAACAGCTGCCCCGCCAGCAAGATCAATGTGGGCGTTGCCACCTACGGACGCCCCTGGAAGCTCAGCGAGGACTCTGGCGAGACGGGTGTGCCGCCGCTGTCCCATGTGGAGGATGAGGCTCCCGTGGGCGCCAACACCCAGATCCATGGCATCTACAGCTGGCCCGAGGTGTGCGCCCTGCTGCCCAACCAGAATAACGCCTACTCCAAGGGTGCCAGTGCCCCGCTGACCAAAGTCCAGGACCCGGCCAAGCGCTACGGATCGTACGCCTATCGGGCGGCGGACAAGAAGGGCGAAAACGGGATCTGGGTGAGCTACGAGGATCCGGACACGGCCGCCGACAAGGCCGGCTACGTGGTCAAGAACAACCTGGGCGGTGTGGCACTGTTTGACCTCTCCTTCGATGACTTCCGCGGCCTCTGCACCACCGAGAAGTACCCCATCCTGCGGGCAGTCAAGTATCGTTTGTCCAACTAA